The genomic interval ttaaattttcaaaacaatctccatttaattaaaaaatataattattattaaatgaattataatttttaaatagattattattattattattaacaagaatcaaagtattataattaattaatctattaacaataattaataataattttttgttaaattgttaatgataataattaaggataattattattaataatttatttttgaataataataacaataaaaataactaaaatatataataataattatgataaaattaattaaggattttatagtaatttgttacaatttaactcactctgatttttattctaagacaaagtaaacacataaattataatatagttcattttaatttcaatttatacaattcaagtaaataaattattatgattcaAATTTCTCATTTCGATTCTAGCTATTTCGATTCTAACTCATTATGTTTCTAGTTagtttttattcctttttagTGAACGCactataaaattgtaaacaacTCTATATTCAATTAGGCAactctatattatttacaatttattcataagtattatgaattttatagtGATTTACTAAAAATGAATCGAAATTATCTAGAAACATAATGGGttagaattaaaatagttagaatcaaaatgaggaattgaaatcataataatttatttacttgaactgcatgaatcaaaattagaatgaattatattataatttatgtgtttattttatcttagaataaaaatcagagtgagttaaattgtaacaaattactataaaatctttaattgatttttatcatagttattatttttttattttattaataattaatttttgaataataataacaataaaaataattaattgatttttatcatagttattatttttttattttaattatttttattgttattattattcaaaaattaattattaataataattatcgttaattattatcattaacaatttaacaaaaaattatatttatatttataattataataaaattattattttattataattataattcatttaataattattatattttttaattaaatagaggttGTTTtgggaatttaaaattatagggggTGAATTAGTACTCTGgagtttcaataaaataaaacagagtACAAGGGGTGTTacgaaattttaaaattcaaaaagttttataatacttatgaataaattgtaaataatatagagtATAGGGGgctcaaaataaatttacaggGCAGCTATGTAACTTAGGCAGGCCCGGGCAAAATTTATGATTGCACCTTGAGAaaccaaatttttaaaaaacactgaaatcttatatattgaagagcaaatacataattttggatattttctattttaatttttagtgataaatttaatttaaatcaatttttaatattgagttACACATTTGGACTAAACtagatcaaattttaaattagataTTAGGCCTTATTTTAATGGATTCCGAGTCAAGCAACTAGgcttataaattataaatgaaagaaatatgtgtgtgattttaaaattaattttgaacttgaatttatacatttaattaattcaaagagGTTTGGAATATATCATCTGAAATTTTTGGATGGGACTTGGTTAATGGTTGTTGGTTAGGGACCTATTTGACACATATGGACAGCATTTATCATAATTTGGTAAATCATAAAGATTAAGGATTGGACGTTGTTACCGCAATCAGAAAATAACTTTCATCGCAATAAATgtgcatttttgttttatttttttaaaccttaACAGAATCAAACAAACAGTTTCAGTCAAAAAAATCACCAGTGTCTCTTTTCTaacaaaaagatatttttacaGAACAGAAACAGAATTAGATTCATCATCAATCACTTGCCATTAGTAGTCATTACAATTGGAAAAGCTCTCAAAGAGAACAGCTTCCTATCAAGAGCAAAGCAAATGGCAACGTTGGCAGTGAACGGAGGAGGaggagcagcagcagcaacgcATACGCAGGCTTATTTGGAGGGCAGAGCAGTGAAGGAGACGAGGGTGTTGATATCAGAGCTCTGCCGTCATTTCTACACCCTTGGATGGGTTTCTGGGACAGGTGGCAGCATCACCATCAAGGTCCATGATGACTCCATCCCTAAACCTCAACAGCTCATCCTCATGTCACCTTCTGGTCTCTACTCTCTACCCTTTACTCACTCTTTTCATACCCTTTTACTTGTATTGCTTTCTgggtatatttttatttgatgcatcaattttgtgtttttagaGTTGGGTTGGTGAAAGTTTGTATTTTGATTTACTTTAGCTagtcaaagtttttttttttttttaattaacttcaGTTGGtcaagtttatatttttgatTTACTTTGTATTGCTTAGCGATGTTCATTTGGTTATTTGTCTGTTACTATGTATTTCTTGTATTCATTTGAGCTATTTGATTGGTTTCTTGGGTATTTCTTTTGAGCCATTTTACTTGTGCATGCTTCATTCCTcgttatcttattttttttgtttttccttttcttgacTTAATACCTGGGTAGGTCTTTGATATCTGGGTATGCTTTATTTTTAGCCCAGCTGTGTGATTCTGACATTCTGTGTTCTTGATAAGTTAAATCCTATAGCTCAATTCTTACTTTTGCCATTTGGTCTATTCAGCTCTATGTgtatttcctctttttttaaatcttttgttACACAATTTAATCCCACTGTGTGTTGGGATTGGCATGTGAATAGGTGTGCAGAAGGAGAGAATGGAACCAGAGGACATGTATGTGTTATCTGGAAATGGGACTACGTTGTCTTCACCATCTCCAAAACCGTACCCACATAAGCCTCCCAAGTGTTCAGATTGTGCTCCTCTTTTCATGAAGGTATTAGTTAATCTTCGTCTTCATTTCAATATTAATAGGCCAGTACGAAGCTTGATTTGCTGTGAAAGCAATTTAAACTTGAATAGGGCCATTCTATTGGTGTAATTTGATGCGCACACATTAGTGTTTCctatttgtatttgattatTGTGATAATAATGGGAGCATAAGCTATTGTTTAAGCCTTTTGCTCCTCCTTCACTTGAAGTGTGAAAATTTATGGTAAATGAGCACTGATTTTATCTGATGTTTGATGAACACGTCATCATCATGATCCTAGAGTGAAAAATAGTTTATGCTAAATGGTCGTACACAATCCTCTAATCTGCAGTTTCTTTGCGCTCCAATTAACGAATGATTGCTTGACTTACTTGAATAGTTAAGAAACCTAGTAACTTTAAGTTGTTGTCTCGTTTGAGGCATTTGAAATATCCTCGTTTACCTTCCATGCATTTGTATTGGTGATTCAgtgaggaaaaagaagaaaaagaacatgCAGACTAAACCATAGGTATTTGTCCTGGTTTAGTTAAAACAATCATTTAATGCCCAGTTTGTGTATGACTTTTTCTCAATCTTTATAAAGACCTTAGTTATGGGAAGTATGCTTAGTAAATATGTATTTCGTCAATTATAGttgctttattttcattagGATAGCCTTTCTTCATATTTCTGTTTGGGTTATTTAATTTCCTTATAAAGTGGCAATAGCACTTGTTTTCTTTGTCATCCAGGCATACGAGAAACGTGATGCAGGGGCTGTTATCCACAGCCATGGCATAGAATCTTGCCTTGTGACAATGATCAATCCAATGTCAAAAGAATTTCGTGTAAGTCTGtacaattttctattttctttttctgcatTTTTTCCCCTCATGTTCCTTTCTTCATTGTAGCATCTTTATGTTCTCTTTTCCTACAATCCATGCCCCCCCCAACTCTTCCCTTCTGATGTTGTTTGGCAAGGTttgtttttgatgatgaacTGTCTTGTTGAGGAACTTGTGGAATCCTTTGTGAAAGGGTTAGAAAGCATGAGTTATCCACATATGTGAGGACATTGTCCAGAATATGGTACTTTTGACACGCATATTTTACTTTCTCAGTAGTACACTGATTAATCTCAATGATATCAGCTCAGGTTTATGCCATCACTGTATTTCCAAAGAATCAACTAATGGTTCTGATAAAGTACTTAAAAAGATGGTGATGTTAAGCGTCTTAAGAAGGAGCTGTTCCTGTGCTAGGAGAGACCAGATCATAAATTGATGTGTGATTACACTCTTTAGCATACATAAATGCATTCATCAATTCATAATGTTGCCTCTTTTATGTTTTGATTTGCTTGTGCCTTTTGCAACCTACAGATAACTCACATGGAGATGATAAAAGGAATCAAAGGGCATGGTTACTATGATGAACTCGTTGTTCCAATTATAGAGAACACAGCTTATGAAAATGAGCTCACTGATTCTCTTGCTAAAGCGGTATGCTTAGTTTGTTACATTTAGTCCTGCACCGTGATTATAACAATAATCTCTCATCTTATATATTGAGTTTACATGACACTGCAAATAGGGACGTTTAGTTTTCCTATGGATTGGAACCTGTCAGTGGCCCTATCCTATGATGGCTTCTTAGGCAATTGGTTTTACAATAAATGGTTACCTTAGTAACCTTTCTGACATTTCTTTCTCATTGTACTTGATATGTGTGGgcaaatatcaatatatatagtCTGCGCATCTCACTGGTCAATAAGATTGTTTCTTCTGTGAGAATATCTTTAGTTGATCGCAGAGAAACCTGCCCTCACTATGAGTTGGtttgcttttaattatttttccaacaATATTCTTCATTTCCATGTAAAACTTTGCATAGACTGATCGGATTTCCCTTTCTGGTTTTCCAGATAGATGCCTATCCAAAAGCAACAGCTGTGCTTGTTCGTAATCATGGCATATATGTTTGGGGAGACTCCTGGATCAATGCTAAAACTCAGGTTTCCAATATTTATGAATGGATTTGAAGCAAATTGATCTTTTGTGCTAAATTTTACCAGGAttttatttgttcatttttctttttcccttctGTCAGTTTTTCTATGAAGTTTACTTTCATCTATAGATGACAAAGTTAGGCCATCAACCTTTTCCTGTGTTAATAATCACATTAAACTTTTCGTTGAGTGTGTCCAAAAACTGAGAAGATTCCTTTGAGTATTATAATTACCCACTTCTTGCCTCTGTACTTTTAACTTGTTCAACTCTATACTCTAATACTTCCCTTCTAGAAGGAACATTGGCTGTAACAGCTTTGTTTGCGTACATGAAACatcaatttcttaaaaagtGTAGGCATTTAATGTTCAGAATGATCAAGGCTTTCTTTATTGCTAATGGTAGGTGTTTTGACTTCCTCATAAGCAGTCCATCCCTCTTACCTTCTTGAGCATATTTATTGATGTATTCTTTATGGTGAAAGTAGTAACTTGATTTCCCATgtccataaaaaatttatagaaatataaCATGTgtattctttctttctcttactTGGTTGCATATTCTTCAGGCTGAATGTTATCACTATCTCTTTGATGCTGCTATCAAACTCCATCAACTGGGCCTGGACTGGTCTACTCCAAACCATGGTCCAACTCGTAATTTTAAGTTAGGTTTAGGAAGCAATGGCAATGTAAATACATCTGCAAAAGCAGTGACTGAAGGCTCAGATTATGGTTCTGGCCTATTCCCAGTAAGAATTTTACCTTCTCTAACTTTTAAGAGGCCTCTCGAGGTTTTGGACTCATCGATAACTCTTCTTCTCTTCTAGAAGTAAAAATCAGACTGGCTCTGAAGACTGTCCATGTCTTTGGGGTTGGCCAATTCAAGAAATTTAGAATTATACTTTACATTGCCAGAAATACTTTTTAATTCTTGATATGGTTGCAGCGTTGCATTGTACTTGACATTGAAGGGACTACCACTCCCATATCATTTGTTTCTGAGGTTCTCTTTCCATATGCTCGTGACAATGTTGGGAAGCATTTGTCTGTGACATATGATACTCCAGAAACTCAAGATGATATCAAGTTGTTGCGCTCTCAAGTAAGTTCTTCCCCCCACCCCCACCAAAAACACCAAATTCAGTGGATTATAGTACTTGTGAAACATCCATATCTGGATTCTCTTTTGGAATATCCATATCTTTTCTGCCTCATCATTTCAAAATGCTTGTTGCAGGTTGAAGATGACCTGAAACAAGGAGTCGCTGGTGCTGTACCTATCCCTCCCGGTGATGCTGGGAAAGAGGAGGTAATAGCAGCTTTAGTTGCTAATGTGGATGCAATGATAAAGGCAGATCGAAAAATCACTGCTCTAAAACAATTGCAAGTAAGCAAAATATGATtcagagaaaaaatatttttgctgTGGAGCTTGGCTTTCATATATGGTAATTATTTATGCAGGGTCATATATGGAGAACTGGATTTGAGAGTAATGAATTGGAGGGAGAAGTTTTTGATGATGTACCAGAAGCCCTTGAAAAGTGGCATTCTTTGGGAACAAAggtttttagtttttctttctcattttcttgcaGATATGGCTCTCAATTTTGTGTTTACCATCTCTTTGTGTGTGCTATCATGTTATTTCTGTTGAATGTTGTGTGATATATACTACCAGAAGGCTTctggtattttttttactaacaTAACCATGTCAATGTTTGTGTTACATGTACGATATACCAATATCATAAATACAACTAACTGTCAGTTCTAGACTGTTTAGACCACTTTCAGTAAAACTTTTCTTGATATGATCAAGCTAAAAGCTTTAGCTTTTAGGTCGTGAAGCAGTCATCATTCTTCTTGCCATAGAGTTATACGATTCCAtgaatacattttaaattctattgGCAAGATAGTGCTTAGTGTTTGAGCATGCATAGAAGCTTCACCAGCAATGTTATTCTCTACTTGGTGACAGGTGTACATATATTCCAGTGGTAGCAGGCTGGCAcaaaggcttatttttggaaattcaaattatggggatttaagaaaatatttatctgGCTTTTTCGACACTGCAGTGGGGTTGGCACTTCTTTCTCTTAACTTTCTTGCTGTCTCCTAATTTTTGAGCAAAACTAAATCCTCCTTATCTTGGTTGCAGGAACAAAAGAGAAACACGCAGTTATGTCGAAATCACAAACTCATTGGGAGTTGATAAGCCATCCGAGATCTTATTTGTGACAGATGTATATCAAGAAGCTACAGCTGCAAAAGCTGCGGGTAAGGagttatttgttattttagatGGTTGGATGCAGGTGCACAGTCATTGAAAGGTTTGCACTGTACGCATACCTAAGcaacttaaataattaagaagtCAAGATGCactgtttttaatttatcctccttttgaattttgagtcatgatattaattaaactttATCAAAAGTCGTTCCTATCATGTAAGCAACCATTTTGAAAACAGTCTTACATAATGCTGTCATGAAAGCAGCCTTTCTTTTCCACTTTAGGGTACTTTTGCAATCCCTATGAACTTCTAGCTTTAGTCCTCAGAGAGAAGGtagtttcatgttcattttATCACTCAGATGTTGATATTTATTTCGGTTTTGTTCGATCATTTAGGTTTGGAGGTGGTAATTTCTATCCGGCCAGGAAATGGACCTCTTCCAGAGAACCATGGCTTCAAGACAATCAATTCTTTCGCGGAAATCTAAAAGCAGAAATCTTCCATAATCATTTCAAATGAGATATGTGTAGTTAAACTATAAGAAGATATAATGTGATTACTCTTGTTGTGAACTCTCTCTTTTAGTCTcataagatattttaaaagagtCAAGGGTTCCTCGAATATGTTTTGTGCGGATCAGGGTCCTCTCCTGATCTGATCATATATCAGGAGAGGATCCTATTCCGTTTTGTGCATATTGGGTGGAAATATCTTTTGCTGATACCTTGAGTGTGTGAATTTCTCTTAAACTTTAGCAAGTGTTACTCCCATGAAATATGAATCCTATTAATTGCTTTTCTAGAATTCAACATTTTTCagaaaaacaattttgagATTCAGAAGTAGTGGGTATGAGGTAGAGACTTCGGCAGCCAATCAATTGTGACAAGAAAAACCCACGTCTTTGCTTGTCTATTTAAGACTTTGGCagcaaaatacaaaaaaaaatgtacaaaCACAGCTTTTGTATTACTTTTATAAGTTAAGATAATATCAATAATCTGCTAATTACCTGCAGTGTGTCAGTGTTTCATTTGGCGAGCTTGGGGCCTGCTATGTAATCTTGAAAAGTTTGGGACACAAAAGTGTCTTTGAGTTTCTTATCACCCAGAACCTGTAGCCAATATGACCAAATCTGTCTGTAGAAGTGTACTACTAGTCTCACCATTAAGTGTAGCCAAAATGCCTTTGATCACAAAAGCAGAAGCTTTTGGCTTTCATAACAATGCCACCCTCTTCAACTTTGTTGTAGAACTTTTTCGGCAATGTTGAGACTAAACATGAATTCAACTGTTGGAGGAAACTATGTTTTGGTACCATTCCTTAGTTGCCAAAGGAAGCTTCTGCCTAAAACAGTTTccacaaattttgaaataattttaactttggAAGCTTAAtgtcaaaatataaaagatgTCATTGCTAATGCTTGGAACATCACCGAATCTCCTCACCCAGAGAGTTACGAATTCCACTTGGTGAACCTCATGAATTGAATggtggttttcttttttttggtgtgTATCCTCTACTACAATCTTCAGTTTACCCTAAAAGTAAGAGTGACTCCTGAATCCAAAAGCACCAATTGAGGACTAAGAAATTACCGGACCCCAGACAGTTGTCGCAGTCACAATTGTGTTGTTAAAAACTTACTTGAACATGAATAATGCTCTTTGGTATTCGAAATCCACTTTTTACGTTAACTAATTCATCCTGGCCTATATAAACTACTTCGTACTGGAGATTTTACCATATTtgatcattatttattttaccatattaAATCATTTCATAAGTCAgagatatataaatatatccaTTTCATGTTAAAACCgatcttttattttgattaccACACCAAAACCTCCATGACTTAGAGAGTCTTCATCAGAAATTAACAAGCTAATTGGTATTGAATATAATGCACTTAATCAGTTGAAAATGACTTGCATATATAAGATTGATGAATATATTCCAACactatttgaaaattgtaGCTTTGTAATCTTTATAGCTTTTATCTATACTCCAACGCTACTTCAACCATCGTGAACTATATATAGGATCACTTCACACGCAAGAAGCCCACTAATAGCAGCTCCAACAACGGCTGTCATGATCCAAGTCAGACGtgacaagatattgtccgctttaaACCTTAATAAGACTTGCACCATTTTGTAGCTGTTATGATCCAAGCTAGATGTGCCAAATTTGTCTGCTTTGAGACTTAACAAGACCTGCACGGTTTTTGTTTCTGGAGTGACCACACACTCCC from Citrus sinensis cultivar Valencia sweet orange chromosome 9, DVS_A1.0, whole genome shotgun sequence carries:
- the LOC102631398 gene encoding probable bifunctional methylthioribulose-1-phosphate dehydratase/enolase-phosphatase E1; translated protein: MATLAVNGGGGAAAATHTQAYLEGRAVKETRVLISELCRHFYTLGWVSGTGGSITIKVHDDSIPKPQQLILMSPSGVQKERMEPEDMYVLSGNGTTLSSPSPKPYPHKPPKCSDCAPLFMKAYEKRDAGAVIHSHGIESCLVTMINPMSKEFRITHMEMIKGIKGHGYYDELVVPIIENTAYENELTDSLAKAIDAYPKATAVLVRNHGIYVWGDSWINAKTQAECYHYLFDAAIKLHQLGLDWSTPNHGPTRNFKLGLGSNGNVNTSAKAVTEGSDYGSGLFPRCIVLDIEGTTTPISFVSEVLFPYARDNVGKHLSVTYDTPETQDDIKLLRSQVEDDLKQGVAGAVPIPPGDAGKEEVIAALVANVDAMIKADRKITALKQLQGHIWRTGFESNELEGEVFDDVPEALEKWHSLGTKVYIYSSGSRLAQRLIFGNSNYGDLRKYLSGFFDTAVGNKRETRSYVEITNSLGVDKPSEILFVTDVYQEATAAKAAGLEVVISIRPGNGPLPENHGFKTINSFAEI